One Coriobacteriia bacterium DNA window includes the following coding sequences:
- a CDS encoding MFS transporter: protein MHYGWWIAGGGFLTQIILVIALQALPINLSVVIPALQITTGQAGMIVSVYGLFYAGTSFVWGSLADKVGPRLTVTIASAVASLGLILFGAVANSLTTAMLCYAVAGFGVAGIYTATMPKLIGAWFVASKRGKAMTVVTVGGSIAGMSIGIVIPLMTGRYGWRTCFLILGCVALAFSLCLYAIVRNKPSDKGLLRVGATDEDRVIEEAKVAKGKSDKRNKYVVVMKQMITWKLIIAFDLYQLAFMIDTTFTALTVVRGGFTALEGGIAVTVGSIATTIGMFFWGPLCDRMERKNAMALACLWWAVFALVYPFVWATHSLPAILAIVFVMNLGQGTMPVVLSLFSDYYPQDIRGTANGFISSVGLFGRFLGPVIAGLLVDATGVFSSVYVFEGVAIALAAVAAFALPNLRKTNMPRECPPTDEAIFPMD from the coding sequence ATGCACTACGGTTGGTGGATAGCCGGCGGAGGGTTTCTTACTCAGATCATCTTAGTCATCGCACTGCAAGCTCTTCCTATCAATCTCAGTGTGGTAATTCCGGCTTTGCAGATCACTACCGGTCAAGCCGGAATGATCGTGTCGGTCTATGGACTCTTCTACGCCGGTACATCCTTCGTGTGGGGTTCTCTGGCCGACAAGGTCGGTCCGCGTCTGACAGTGACTATCGCTAGCGCAGTCGCCTCACTGGGACTGATCTTGTTCGGCGCCGTGGCAAATAGCCTGACTACTGCGATGTTGTGCTATGCAGTTGCCGGTTTCGGTGTAGCCGGTATCTACACGGCTACCATGCCTAAGCTCATTGGTGCCTGGTTCGTCGCGAGCAAGCGTGGCAAAGCCATGACCGTTGTTACCGTTGGCGGCTCTATTGCCGGTATGTCAATCGGTATTGTGATTCCGCTAATGACCGGAAGGTACGGATGGCGTACTTGCTTCTTGATTCTCGGTTGTGTTGCCCTAGCGTTCTCACTATGTCTCTATGCGATAGTCAGAAACAAACCATCAGACAAAGGCCTTCTTCGGGTGGGGGCTACTGATGAAGACCGTGTAATAGAAGAAGCGAAAGTTGCTAAAGGAAAGAGCGATAAAAGAAACAAGTATGTCGTAGTAATGAAGCAAATGATTACTTGGAAACTGATCATCGCTTTCGACCTGTATCAACTTGCATTCATGATAGATACCACGTTCACTGCCCTGACGGTAGTCAGGGGCGGATTCACTGCTCTCGAAGGTGGTATTGCGGTCACCGTAGGCTCCATCGCAACCACCATCGGCATGTTCTTCTGGGGGCCATTGTGTGACAGGATGGAAAGAAAGAACGCTATGGCCCTGGCATGTCTGTGGTGGGCGGTATTTGCGCTCGTGTATCCTTTTGTCTGGGCAACGCATTCATTGCCGGCAATCCTTGCCATTGTGTTCGTCATGAACCTTGGCCAAGGCACCATGCCGGTTGTGCTGAGTCTGTTCTCAGACTACTACCCTCAAGACATCAGGGGGACAGCCAACGGGTTCATATCAAGCGTGGGGTTGTTTGGACGCTTCTTGGGCCCAGTGATCGCAGGCCTGCTAGTTGATGCCACCGGCGTGTTCTCTTCAGTCTATGTGTTTGAAGGAGTGGCTATTGCCCTCGCCGCGGTTGCCGCGTTCGCACTTCCAAACTTGAGGAAAACGAACATGCCGAGGGAGTGTCCGCCAACAGACGAAGCCATATTCCCCATGGACTGA
- a CDS encoding SIMPL domain-containing protein (The SIMPL domain is named for its presence in mouse protein SIMPL (signalling molecule that associates with mouse pelle-like kinase). Bacterial member BP26, from Brucella, was shown to assemble into a channel-like structure, while YggE from E. coli has been associated with resistance to oxidative stress.) — protein MKISRVVTGGFAMVAAAALLMGCTTKVITSGGTVPLNTVTAAGAGKTVAAPDMAEMYFGVSVRADDAATALSQASANAEKIASAVKGAGVSAQDIQTVNVSVYPLQTSLGGNITITGYQASVQVRAKIRDIKTVGTVITAANKAGANEIGGPSFTLADDSNVRNEALTLAIADARKRADAMAKAVGKSLGETISVSESGVSVPIYTKSASADLAGATVPIEPGQLNVTASVTVVFELK, from the coding sequence ATGAAGATATCGCGTGTTGTGACAGGCGGGTTCGCAATGGTTGCCGCGGCTGCGCTACTGATGGGCTGCACCACCAAGGTGATCACCTCGGGGGGCACAGTGCCGCTCAACACGGTTACTGCGGCCGGCGCCGGCAAAACAGTAGCCGCGCCGGACATGGCCGAGATGTATTTCGGCGTCAGCGTGCGTGCGGACGATGCCGCCACGGCACTCAGCCAGGCCTCGGCCAACGCCGAGAAGATCGCCTCAGCCGTGAAAGGTGCAGGCGTCTCCGCTCAAGACATCCAAACCGTGAACGTGAGCGTCTATCCGCTGCAGACGAGCCTCGGTGGAAACATCACGATCACCGGGTATCAGGCGAGCGTGCAGGTGCGCGCCAAGATCCGCGACATCAAGACCGTAGGCACCGTGATCACTGCGGCGAACAAGGCTGGCGCCAATGAGATCGGCGGTCCGAGTTTCACGCTCGCCGATGACTCGAACGTTCGCAACGAGGCGCTCACTCTGGCCATTGCCGATGCCCGCAAACGCGCCGATGCGATGGCAAAAGCCGTTGGTAAGAGCCTGGGCGAGACCATCAGCGTGAGCGAGTCCGGCGTTTCAGTGCCCATCTACACCAAGAGCGCCAGCGCAGACTTGGCTGGGGCCACTGTGCCGATAGAGCCTGGTCAGCTCAATGTGACCGCAAGTGTGACGGTCGTCTTCGAACTCAAGTAG
- a CDS encoding MFS transporter yields MTEQVQQKGIHFAMWIFAGCCCLGASGMALVSSIKGIYMLPGSQHMGITATQWSLWVVALGLTQIVSFPVWGQLMKKHLRLSLTVAAILEIAAILLFTVVHSVAGVIVIGILLGIAIPMTFLLSIPALITNWFAPKQRGRFLGIAMAFSGVGTFVWAPLFTSFLKTYGYNTTYYINALIFAVLVLPWCFVMKFSPSEIGLKPFGYDPNYSPKTRSEYGMNAVSAMKTPAFILMFLVIGLTAIGMGFMSILPAMSKEMFKGTAMATSAAAIGAWMISMAAIGNMVGKVFFGFLGSLLGLRKTMYFFFFLFIMSFVTWLWLPGSVIPMYVGGFLLGTHNGITGVGNPEITRELFGGMAYEKIYSRLSIASAIVGGFSTTIITALAAKLGSYTQAMYGGIVLVLILAFLATLAMRHMGKLEWDSVPEEDAAVPAARA; encoded by the coding sequence GTGACAGAACAGGTACAGCAAAAAGGGATTCACTTTGCTATGTGGATCTTTGCTGGCTGCTGCTGCCTCGGCGCCTCTGGCATGGCGCTCGTCAGTAGCATTAAGGGCATCTACATGCTTCCAGGGTCGCAACACATGGGGATCACTGCCACTCAATGGTCGCTCTGGGTAGTGGCCCTCGGTCTCACGCAGATAGTCAGCTTCCCCGTGTGGGGACAGCTCATGAAGAAGCACTTGAGACTATCACTCACCGTGGCGGCAATCCTCGAGATCGCTGCTATTCTGCTGTTCACGGTCGTGCACAGCGTCGCAGGAGTTATCGTCATCGGTATCCTTCTCGGTATCGCGATACCCATGACGTTCCTCTTGTCAATACCGGCGCTCATCACGAACTGGTTTGCTCCAAAACAACGCGGCAGGTTCCTCGGAATTGCCATGGCATTCTCGGGAGTCGGTACCTTCGTATGGGCACCCCTGTTCACGAGCTTCTTGAAGACCTACGGCTACAACACCACGTACTACATCAACGCACTCATCTTCGCGGTGCTCGTTCTTCCGTGGTGCTTCGTCATGAAGTTCAGCCCCTCCGAGATTGGTTTGAAGCCGTTTGGCTACGATCCAAACTACAGCCCCAAAACGCGCAGTGAATATGGCATGAATGCGGTAAGCGCGATGAAGACGCCGGCATTCATCCTGATGTTCTTGGTCATCGGTCTCACCGCAATCGGCATGGGGTTCATGAGCATTTTGCCAGCCATGTCGAAAGAGATGTTCAAGGGCACGGCTATGGCCACTAGCGCTGCAGCAATCGGCGCGTGGATGATCTCCATGGCAGCCATCGGCAACATGGTTGGGAAGGTATTCTTCGGCTTCCTTGGTTCGCTGTTGGGTCTCAGGAAGACCATGTATTTCTTCTTCTTCTTGTTCATCATGTCGTTCGTGACTTGGCTTTGGCTTCCGGGCAGCGTCATCCCCATGTACGTTGGTGGATTCCTGCTCGGCACCCACAACGGGATTACCGGAGTCGGCAACCCAGAGATCACTCGCGAACTCTTCGGCGGGATGGCTTACGAGAAGATCTACTCACGCCTGTCGATTGCGAGTGCGATTGTTGGCGGGTTCTCGACGACAATCATCACCGCTCTTGCGGCGAAGCTTGGAAGCTACACCCAGGCCATGTACGGAGGCATCGTTCTCGTTCTGATTCTCGCCTTCTTGGCAACTCTCGCTATGCGCCACATGGGCAAGCTGGAGTGGGATAGCGTGCCAGAGGAAGATGCCGCTGTTCCCGCAGCTCGGGCGTAA
- a CDS encoding FAD-dependent oxidoreductase yields the protein MSQDIGSDLVKDALRTAEAAATGLTIDSAGCAQSATPAAETVTYPKGFTAEDYANSPVILKPITTFAEEKTYDIVVVGAGTSGMPAVLTALEEGAKVACLQRESVAGAQGNAGAGLILEESTELGILRWIQGYREACSYRCNLGLAEFWARHSGETLAWMDLQSAAAGYPPVKGSTVLAKKETADGSYVTTAMHTWGTKPESVWHLVLAMAEYAKKLGAEMFYSTPAVQLVKTGDRVSAVIGKNASGAYIKFNAKKAVILATGDYQNNKSLVERYSPDLALFAPKQFNKTGDGILLAAGVGGGIVPVPHTKQMHDMDAAPMTMTSLPFMAVNQDGVRFMNEEIPMINWNLPLRYGPGEDKGRFCRIFDNDYTKTAVGWGPPPTSIAAMQNYIPGAVASPVGVKPKLIDTHVANTLDELATKLKIPAEALKASVQRYNELCETGFDEDFGKQKKYLVPIKTPPFWGIRQWVRITATCGGTVVDKNYQVVDIATKKAIPGLYSVGWGAGDLTGGIDWPLYQGGMSIGSCQTSGRYATIHAMKGNFTPAKPAKWSDVKASYGK from the coding sequence ATGAGCCAGGACATTGGCAGTGACCTTGTGAAAGACGCCCTTCGAACTGCCGAGGCTGCTGCAACTGGATTGACGATCGATTCGGCCGGCTGTGCGCAATCCGCCACTCCCGCCGCGGAGACCGTCACGTATCCGAAGGGTTTCACTGCCGAGGACTACGCGAACTCCCCCGTGATACTCAAGCCAATCACGACGTTCGCCGAAGAGAAGACGTATGACATCGTTGTGGTGGGAGCCGGGACCTCCGGCATGCCGGCGGTCCTGACCGCGCTGGAGGAAGGCGCGAAGGTTGCCTGCCTTCAGAGGGAGTCCGTGGCGGGTGCGCAAGGCAACGCTGGCGCGGGGCTCATTCTGGAAGAGAGCACGGAGCTGGGAATCCTGAGGTGGATCCAAGGATACCGGGAGGCGTGTTCATATCGGTGCAACCTTGGCTTGGCGGAGTTCTGGGCACGGCACTCGGGTGAGACCTTGGCTTGGATGGACTTGCAGAGCGCGGCTGCGGGGTATCCTCCGGTCAAGGGGAGCACGGTTCTCGCAAAGAAAGAAACCGCGGACGGCAGCTATGTGACAACGGCCATGCACACCTGGGGAACCAAGCCGGAGAGCGTCTGGCACCTTGTTCTTGCGATGGCGGAATACGCCAAGAAACTGGGCGCTGAGATGTTCTACAGCACTCCGGCAGTGCAACTGGTCAAGACAGGCGACAGAGTCAGCGCCGTCATCGGCAAGAACGCGAGCGGCGCCTACATCAAGTTCAACGCGAAGAAGGCCGTGATTCTGGCCACCGGTGACTACCAGAACAACAAGAGCCTGGTCGAGCGCTACTCACCCGATCTCGCATTGTTCGCACCCAAGCAGTTCAACAAGACGGGAGACGGCATCCTGTTGGCGGCCGGGGTCGGTGGGGGAATTGTCCCCGTCCCCCACACCAAGCAGATGCACGACATGGATGCGGCCCCGATGACGATGACGTCTCTTCCCTTCATGGCGGTGAACCAAGACGGCGTGCGCTTCATGAATGAAGAGATCCCGATGATCAACTGGAACCTCCCGCTTCGCTATGGGCCGGGCGAGGACAAGGGAAGGTTCTGCCGCATCTTTGACAATGACTACACCAAGACCGCCGTCGGGTGGGGCCCTCCGCCAACGAGCATCGCGGCCATGCAGAACTACATCCCGGGTGCTGTTGCCAGCCCCGTCGGCGTGAAACCCAAACTCATCGACACGCATGTGGCCAACACCCTCGACGAACTGGCAACGAAACTCAAGATCCCCGCGGAAGCTCTCAAGGCCAGCGTGCAGCGCTACAACGAACTCTGTGAGACCGGATTCGACGAGGACTTCGGCAAGCAGAAGAAGTACTTGGTCCCCATCAAGACGCCTCCGTTCTGGGGCATCCGTCAGTGGGTGAGGATCACCGCGACGTGCGGCGGCACTGTTGTCGACAAGAACTACCAAGTGGTCGATATTGCCACCAAGAAGGCCATCCCCGGTCTGTACTCTGTCGGCTGGGGTGCCGGAGATCTCACCGGAGGGATTGACTGGCCCCTCTATCAGGGCGGGATGTCTATTGGCTCATGCCAGACATCGGGCCGATATGCCACGATCCATGCGATGAAGGGGAATTTCACCCCCGCAAAGCCCGCAAAGTGGAGTGACGTGAAGGCCTCCTACGGCAAGTAA
- a CDS encoding metallophosphoesterase, producing the protein MKKKLRFRSIALIIVAVLIVAGVGYTAISSYLDSRPKLQYTFNTAPVKDLVSYPDSKFAVISDLHYYDDSLGTTGSAFEEVLGSDRKLLRETASLLSLAIDDILTKDVEFVLITGDLTKDGELVNHTAVSWQLSRLTEKGIAVYVVPGNHDINNPDAFKFEGDKSISVASVSRGEFAEIYKDYGYGDALYKDPSSLSYVAEPVEGLWLLAIDATRSNENKPGEEPVVGGKLTQAQEKWIEDVLGKAQASGKTVVCMMHHGVVEHWKGQGKLHPDYLVEDYPYVGKLLASYGVRLVFTGHYHAQDIARADYGDSGFIYDVETGSLATAPCPVRYCAISKGTVEIVSTDMVARLKPGTDFTAEAAAFVRKTIMTEAVSVLRGYRVSEADSSYIADYVASAFMAHYNGDEKTEAMPAFDSGKLSLWGKIIYSQERYVIEGLWHDLSPADNTVTLSLGAR; encoded by the coding sequence ATGAAGAAGAAGCTCCGTTTTCGGAGTATCGCACTCATCATCGTGGCGGTGCTGATCGTGGCCGGAGTGGGATACACGGCCATATCCAGCTATCTTGATAGCAGGCCAAAACTTCAGTACACGTTCAATACAGCTCCGGTCAAAGATCTGGTCTCCTACCCGGATTCGAAGTTCGCAGTGATCAGCGACCTCCACTACTACGACGACTCCCTTGGCACAACGGGATCAGCCTTCGAGGAGGTTCTCGGCTCGGACAGGAAGCTTCTTAGGGAGACGGCCTCTCTTCTGAGTCTCGCAATCGACGACATCCTCACGAAAGACGTCGAGTTCGTGCTCATAACGGGTGACCTGACCAAGGATGGCGAGCTCGTTAACCACACGGCGGTTTCTTGGCAGCTTTCTCGGCTCACCGAGAAGGGCATAGCCGTCTACGTGGTACCGGGCAATCACGACATCAACAATCCGGATGCCTTCAAATTCGAAGGCGATAAGAGCATCTCGGTGGCGAGTGTATCGCGCGGGGAATTCGCAGAGATCTACAAGGACTATGGCTATGGAGATGCGCTGTACAAGGACCCGAGTTCGCTTAGCTACGTTGCGGAGCCGGTTGAAGGATTGTGGCTGCTGGCGATTGACGCAACGCGGTCGAATGAGAACAAGCCGGGCGAAGAGCCGGTTGTCGGCGGGAAGCTCACGCAGGCGCAGGAGAAGTGGATAGAGGATGTCCTCGGCAAGGCGCAGGCGAGCGGCAAGACAGTCGTGTGCATGATGCATCACGGGGTCGTTGAGCACTGGAAGGGCCAGGGCAAGCTCCATCCGGATTATCTGGTGGAGGATTACCCCTATGTCGGCAAGCTGCTCGCGTCGTATGGTGTGCGACTTGTGTTCACCGGGCACTACCACGCCCAAGACATCGCGCGAGCCGACTATGGCGACAGCGGTTTCATCTATGATGTCGAAACGGGCTCGTTGGCGACGGCGCCTTGCCCTGTCAGGTACTGCGCCATCAGCAAAGGCACGGTTGAGATCGTATCGACGGACATGGTTGCTCGCCTCAAGCCCGGGACCGACTTCACCGCCGAGGCCGCGGCCTTTGTTCGCAAGACCATCATGACGGAGGCAGTGAGCGTGCTTCGGGGGTATCGTGTTTCGGAGGCGGACTCGAGCTACATCGCCGACTACGTTGCGTCCGCGTTCATGGCTCACTACAACGGCGACGAGAAGACCGAAGCCATGCCGGCGTTCGACTCGGGCAAGCTCAGTTTGTGGGGTAAGATCATCTACTCTCAGGAGCGCTACGTCATTGAAGGGCTGTGGCACGATCTGTCTCCGGCAGACAACACTGTGACCTTGAGCTTGGGTGCACGGTAG
- a CDS encoding DUF488 family protein has protein sequence MIRTKSALDPKRPDDGYRILIEPEWPRGLPKGKAGGADWMKSLYPSRNLQGWMQRNPRKPEGFRERYLLELAHNESAVAKVRKLHREYGDVTILRVPVEGLWDIHETLAQYLRAACD, from the coding sequence GTGATACGCACCAAGTCCGCACTTGACCCAAAGCGACCGGATGACGGCTATCGGATCCTGATTGAACCCGAGTGGCCTCGCGGCCTGCCGAAAGGCAAGGCGGGAGGGGCCGACTGGATGAAATCGCTCTATCCGAGCCGCAATCTCCAAGGCTGGATGCAGCGCAATCCTCGGAAGCCGGAAGGCTTTCGGGAAAGGTACCTTCTTGAGCTTGCGCACAACGAATCGGCGGTGGCGAAGGTCCGCAAACTCCACAGAGAGTATGGCGACGTGACGATTCTAAGGGTCCCGGTCGAGGGGCTCTGGGACATCCATGAGACCCTTGCACAATACCTTCGTGCAGCTTGCGACTAA
- a CDS encoding oxidoreductase: protein MSRNGILIDYEWCSNCHTCEVSCKEEHSIPEGKWGIKVFEVGPWKIDDEKWQLKYVPIPTDLCDLCEDRTSKGKLPSCVHNCYTGVMEYGTVEELSKKLEKKPSQVLFAL from the coding sequence ATGTCACGCAACGGAATCCTGATCGATTATGAATGGTGCTCCAACTGCCACACCTGCGAGGTGTCTTGCAAGGAGGAGCACAGCATCCCCGAGGGCAAGTGGGGGATCAAGGTCTTCGAGGTCGGTCCTTGGAAGATAGACGACGAGAAATGGCAGCTCAAGTACGTGCCGATTCCCACCGACCTTTGTGATCTTTGCGAGGATCGGACCTCCAAGGGCAAACTGCCCTCCTGCGTGCACAACTGCTACACCGGTGTCATGGAATACGGCACCGTGGAGGAACTCTCCAAGAAGCTCGAGAAGAAGCCGTCACAGGTTCTCTTCGCTCTCTGA
- a CDS encoding molybdopterin-dependent oxidoreductase: protein MGNLNLPVSWQEDGYTVTRTTHWSAPGCHAGCGILCYVNNENGVLEKVEGDKENPFNQGRLCPRCVVLPDIVNSPDRLLYPMKRDPSQRGNPDAWERVTWDEALDLIYDEMTRLSNEYGAHTLQTFCGTGRDILWQVQRLAYAMGTPHVESYSSGLACWMPRLVSYNVSTGAYMMPDCSEMHEDRYDNPEFKIPEVMVVWGCNPVASNSDGFFGDWIVEVLRRGTKLIVIDPRLTWMAARADIWIQPRPAVDSAIAMAMLKVIIEEDLYDHEFVDLWTYGFEALVERCAEYDFDDLCEKAWVPADKVREAARVFAAGRYSSVQLGLSLDMQRNGIGAVRSIISMLTICGDIDQPGGQVFAGAPFDFHYFSWGYKELPEDVQKMVVGYDEYPFIRMGMVLDQPDLAVVQAETEEPYGFTGAIMMGTNPLACMSNADLNRVYPVLQKLKFIAVADYRLTPTIQMLADVALPCAMSVEKLGMIAKRTGAFAISPIAGMTPIGEPKSDAEIVWRLGKRFNEKMFDFDSVEEIFDFLVQKSGLTWAEIRKQHWAYAGQPYQRYEKGLLREDGQPGFNTRTGRIELYSSLAEDIGDNALPYYDEPYYSPYTTPELYKEYPVITMTGTRNIYYFHSEHRDVAKLREMQPDPLVEMNDEWGKEQGFRDGDWVWVENKIGRIKHRAKLTPIVLSGMANVNSGWWFPEMDPHEDPMYGVWDVNPNLLSELGQQGPTGFGADVKALLCKIYKCEEGEF, encoded by the coding sequence ATGGGCAATCTTAATCTACCGGTTTCGTGGCAAGAAGACGGCTATACGGTAACTAGGACGACCCACTGGTCGGCACCTGGGTGCCACGCAGGTTGCGGCATCCTGTGCTATGTCAACAACGAGAATGGCGTACTGGAGAAGGTCGAGGGCGACAAGGAGAATCCGTTCAACCAGGGGCGCCTCTGCCCAAGGTGTGTAGTCCTCCCCGATATCGTGAACAGCCCCGATCGCCTGCTCTACCCGATGAAGCGCGACCCTTCCCAGCGCGGTAACCCCGATGCGTGGGAGCGGGTCACTTGGGACGAGGCACTGGATCTCATCTACGACGAGATGACCAGGCTTTCAAACGAATATGGCGCCCACACCCTCCAGACCTTCTGCGGAACCGGTCGCGATATCCTGTGGCAGGTTCAGCGTCTGGCCTATGCCATGGGCACGCCGCACGTCGAAAGCTATTCGTCCGGCCTGGCTTGCTGGATGCCGCGTCTGGTCTCCTACAACGTCAGCACCGGCGCCTATATGATGCCCGACTGCTCGGAGATGCATGAAGACCGCTACGATAACCCCGAGTTCAAGATCCCCGAGGTCATGGTCGTTTGGGGCTGCAACCCCGTGGCCTCGAACTCAGACGGATTCTTCGGCGACTGGATTGTCGAGGTCTTGCGCAGGGGCACCAAGCTCATCGTCATCGACCCGCGCCTGACATGGATGGCCGCTCGCGCGGACATCTGGATTCAGCCTCGTCCGGCAGTCGATTCGGCCATCGCCATGGCGATGCTCAAGGTCATCATCGAGGAGGACCTGTACGACCATGAGTTCGTCGATTTGTGGACGTATGGTTTCGAAGCGCTCGTCGAGCGCTGCGCGGAATACGACTTCGACGACCTCTGCGAGAAGGCTTGGGTGCCGGCAGATAAGGTCCGCGAGGCCGCCAGAGTCTTCGCAGCCGGCCGCTACTCGTCAGTTCAGCTGGGTCTCTCCTTGGACATGCAGCGAAACGGCATAGGCGCCGTGCGCTCCATCATCTCCATGCTCACAATCTGCGGCGACATCGACCAGCCGGGCGGACAGGTCTTCGCAGGGGCTCCCTTTGACTTCCACTACTTCAGCTGGGGCTACAAAGAGCTGCCCGAGGATGTTCAGAAGATGGTCGTTGGATACGATGAGTACCCGTTCATCAGAATGGGCATGGTGCTCGACCAGCCTGACCTTGCGGTCGTTCAAGCCGAGACCGAGGAGCCTTATGGCTTCACGGGCGCCATCATGATGGGCACCAACCCTCTGGCCTGCATGAGTAACGCGGACTTGAACCGTGTGTACCCTGTGCTTCAGAAGCTGAAGTTCATTGCGGTGGCGGACTACAGGCTCACCCCCACCATCCAGATGCTCGCAGACGTTGCTCTTCCGTGCGCCATGAGCGTCGAAAAGTTGGGTATGATCGCCAAGCGCACCGGCGCGTTCGCCATATCTCCCATCGCCGGTATGACTCCAATAGGCGAGCCGAAGAGCGATGCCGAGATCGTATGGCGTCTGGGCAAGCGCTTCAACGAGAAGATGTTCGATTTCGACAGCGTCGAGGAGATATTCGACTTCCTCGTTCAGAAATCCGGTCTGACGTGGGCTGAGATTCGCAAGCAGCACTGGGCGTACGCCGGACAGCCCTACCAGCGTTACGAAAAAGGACTGTTGCGCGAAGATGGCCAGCCGGGCTTCAACACTCGAACCGGGCGTATCGAGCTCTACTCGTCCTTGGCCGAGGATATCGGAGACAACGCGCTGCCATACTACGACGAGCCCTACTACAGCCCCTACACCACTCCGGAGCTGTACAAGGAGTACCCGGTCATAACCATGACCGGCACGCGCAACATTTACTACTTCCACTCTGAGCATCGTGATGTCGCGAAGCTACGCGAGATGCAGCCCGACCCGCTGGTCGAGATGAACGACGAATGGGGCAAGGAGCAGGGCTTCCGCGACGGAGACTGGGTGTGGGTGGAGAACAAGATCGGCCGTATCAAGCATCGTGCGAAGCTGACCCCCATCGTCCTGTCGGGCATGGCAAACGTCAACAGCGGTTGGTGGTTCCCCGAGATGGATCCGCACGAGGATCCGATGTACGGCGTCTGGGACGTGAACCCGAACCTGCTCAGTGAGCTCGGTCAGCAAGGGCCGACCGGTTTTGGCGCCGACGTCAAAGCTCTGCTCTGCAAGATCTACAAGTGCGAAGAGGGGGAGTTTTAG
- a CDS encoding DUF2132 domain-containing protein has protein sequence MADSHQNDPLHGITLEIMLTKLVNKYGWDGLAKRIRINCLKSDPTIGSVLNFLRKTPWARKKVEELYLNSRFWTRD, from the coding sequence ATGGCCGATTCACACCAGAACGATCCGCTCCATGGCATCACTCTTGAGATCATGCTTACGAAGCTGGTCAACAAATATGGCTGGGACGGCTTGGCAAAACGCATCCGGATCAACTGCCTGAAGAGCGACCCGACTATCGGCTCCGTGTTGAACTTCCTGCGCAAGACCCCTTGGGCTCGCAAGAAGGTCGAGGAGTTGTACCTGAACTCGAGGTTCTGGACGCGGGATTGA